In the genome of Candidatus Stygibacter australis, the window ATCTGGAAGATGGTGAAGATGTGGAGATCACGATGAATTTTGATACTAATGACATCGAAGAGGGTATTCATACCTGTGACATTGTGATCACCTGTGATAGTTGGGATACAAAAATAATTAATGTGGTCTTAAACGTGACTAATGGAGATGATAATAACAGCAGTGAATTACCAGAAGCAGTAACTTTGAATGGTAATTATCCCAATCCATTTAATCCCGAAACAGAGATCATGTTCCTGTTGCCGAATAATGAGAAGATCAATTTATCGGTTTATAACCTTAAAGGACAGCTTGTGAGAACCCTGGTGGATAATTATCTGCCGGGTGGATCACATTCAATTATCTGGGATGGTAAGACCAATAATGGTGAAATGGTGAGCAGTGGAGTTTATTTTTATAAACTGTCTGTTGGAGAAACCAGTGAAACCAGAAAAATGATCTTACTAAAATAAACAGCTAAAATTTTAATATAAAAATCCCTGTTGAATAGACGGGGATTTTTTTTATCCCAAATACCTTAATTTTTAGATATTTGGTACATTTATTGCTTAATAGTAAAGGGTAAATGAAATTTATAGAAAAGGAAGTAATATGAAAAAGAGTTTTATTTTTGCAGTATATATGCTGATGGGCATATTCTTATTTGGAGCCTGGGTATCAATACCCGTAAATGACGGAGCAGAGGTAATTGGCTATACTCAAGCTGGCCGTGGAAACATTTCGTTGGAATTTAATCTGGATGGTTATGAAATGGAGCAGGTTGTCAAATTTGGTAACAGTTTCAACAAAATCAGTTATCCAGAAGAAGGTAAAATACTTGATATTGGCATGCCGAACCTGCCAGTTTTTACCCGTTTGATAGCAATTCCTGATGAAGGAACTTCTACTTTGATCATCACATCCTCTAATTCTCACATAGTTAAAGATATCACAGTATATCCTCAGGAAGAATTACTCACTGAAAGTGAACCGGTGAGAGAAACATATACAGTTAATGAAGAATATTATCAGACTGGTGGAATATATCCTGCTAATATTGCAGTACTTGGTGAACCGGCGATAATGCGTGATCTGCGCCTGGTTAAGGTTACTTTTTATCCTATTCAGTATAATGCCGCCAAACATGAATTGATCGTGCACGAAAATATTAACGTGGAAGTAACTACTTCGGGCAGAGGTGGGATAAATGTGAAAACTCATGATCGTCCACTTTCAAGGGCTTTTTCCAGCATTTACCAGTCACAGATTTTAAATTATCAGGAAACAGCCGGCTTGAGAGATGAATTCCAGAGACCTGCAATTCTTTTCATTTATCCAAATAATAATAATGTGGAAGATAATCTGGAATTCCTTTTAGACTGGAAAGATAAAAAGGGATATGACGTAAGTGCTGCTCACACAGGCCAAACAGGAACATCTACTTCTTCGATCAAAAACTATATTCAGGACGCTTATGATGACTGGACAAATCCACCTGAATTCGTTGTACTGGTAGGTGATGCGAATGGAAGTATTGCCATACCTTCCTGGACAGAGGGCTTGAGCGGGTACAGTGGTATTGGAGATCAACCATATTCTCAGCTTGATGGCACTGATGTATTGGCTGATGTATTTCTCGGAAGATTATCAGTAAACAATATCAGCGAATTACAAACCATGATCGCTAAATCTATCAATTATGAACGTGAACCTTATATGGGAAACACTGACTGGTTTGAGAATGCTGTATTAGTGGGAGACCCTTCTTCTTCTGGACCTTCTACAATCTCTACCTGTAGGGTTGTGAAAACATATATTCAGAATTACAATGATGAATTTGAATTTGATGAAATTTATAACGGTAATTATGCTAACAACTTATCATCTGGTATCAATAGCGGAGCTTCTTATGTTTGCTACCGTGGGTATATTGGTATGAGCGGTTGGGGTACAACTAATATTAATGCTCTCACTAATGGCTGGATGCTGCCCTTTGGCTCCATTCTCACCTGTTCCACAGGAAGTTTTGGTGGCACAGCTCAAAGCGAGGTATTTGCCAAAGCAGGTTCTTCTTCAGTTCCCAAAGGTGCTATTGCTGCTATTGGAACAGCTACTTCTGGAACTCACACCTGCTTTAATAATAGTGTAACTTCGGGTATTTTTTATGGTATCTTTGTAGATCACACCTTCAATCCTGGTGGAGCATTAGTGCGTGGAAAACTTAATCTTTATACCCAATATCCGCAAAATCCCGATAACTATGTAAATATCTTTTCACACTGGAATAATTTGATGGGAGATCCGTCAGTGGAATTATGGACCTCAGTTCCCCAGGAAATGACAGTATTCTTTGAAGATGATGTGGCTGCTGGTACTAATTATATGCAGATAGTTGTTCTGGATGCCGCAGGAACTCCACTCAAAGATGCCTGGGTAACTGCCAGAGGTGATGACTATTATTTCACTGGTTACACAGATATTAATGGTGTTTATTATTTGGATGTTCAGGATGCAGAACTTGGAGAAGATTATGAGCTTACTATCTCTTTTCATGACTGTATGGTTTTCGAAGAGGAATTTACGGTAAGCCAGGCTGATATATATCTTGATATCGAAAATCTGGTATTAGATGACACAAATGATGATGGAATTGCCAATCCTGGCGAAGACATTACTCTGGAATTAACGATCAATAACTATGGAACTAATACAGCTACATCCGTGGAAGCCAGTCTGGAATCAATGAATGACAATGTAACTATTACTTCTGACACGGCACAATTAAATGATATTACAGCCGGAGCCTCAATTAATAATAGTGATCTGGAATTAACAATTAATGCCTCTACACTGGGCAGCACAACTGCTCAACTGAACCTGACTTTGACCTGTGATCAGGATAGCTGGATATTACCAATATTCCTGAATATTGAGGGTGCTGTTCTTGATATTACAGATTATACTATTGATGGAAATGGCGTGATTGATCCAGGTGAAACCAGTGAAATATACTTTGATATCACAAATCTGGGTGAAATTACTGCCATGAATGTATCCGGCGAACTGGAATGCCTTAACAGCCGGATTACTATAAATGACAGTCTGGCAGAATTTGGCTCAGTAATGCCTGGTGATGATGTGAATAATTATACTGATCGTTATGAAATTACTGCCAGCAGTGCGATATTACCTGGAACTCAGATCCCGGTAAGTATTCATTTCACTAATGCCAGTGGTTATGATGCATCCGCTCCTTTTGTTATTGAAGTGGGTACTGTAAGTCAAACAGATCCTTTGGGTCCTGATGATTATGGCTATTACTGCTATGATGACAGTGATACCGATTATGATAAATGCCCTGAGTATGACTGGATAGAGATCAATTCGATTGGTGATGATACTGGTTTATATATTAACAACGTTCCTGATGATGATTGCGATATCGAAGATATTGATTTCCCTGATGA includes:
- a CDS encoding C25 family cysteine peptidase, coding for MKKSFIFAVYMLMGIFLFGAWVSIPVNDGAEVIGYTQAGRGNISLEFNLDGYEMEQVVKFGNSFNKISYPEEGKILDIGMPNLPVFTRLIAIPDEGTSTLIITSSNSHIVKDITVYPQEELLTESEPVRETYTVNEEYYQTGGIYPANIAVLGEPAIMRDLRLVKVTFYPIQYNAAKHELIVHENINVEVTTSGRGGINVKTHDRPLSRAFSSIYQSQILNYQETAGLRDEFQRPAILFIYPNNNNVEDNLEFLLDWKDKKGYDVSAAHTGQTGTSTSSIKNYIQDAYDDWTNPPEFVVLVGDANGSIAIPSWTEGLSGYSGIGDQPYSQLDGTDVLADVFLGRLSVNNISELQTMIAKSINYEREPYMGNTDWFENAVLVGDPSSSGPSTISTCRVVKTYIQNYNDEFEFDEIYNGNYANNLSSGINSGASYVCYRGYIGMSGWGTTNINALTNGWMLPFGSILTCSTGSFGGTAQSEVFAKAGSSSVPKGAIAAIGTATSGTHTCFNNSVTSGIFYGIFVDHTFNPGGALVRGKLNLYTQYPQNPDNYVNIFSHWNNLMGDPSVELWTSVPQEMTVFFEDDVAAGTNYMQIVVLDAAGTPLKDAWVTARGDDYYFTGYTDINGVYYLDVQDAELGEDYELTISFHDCMVFEEEFTVSQADIYLDIENLVLDDTNDDGIANPGEDITLELTINNYGTNTATSVEASLESMNDNVTITSDTAQLNDITAGASINNSDLELTINASTLGSTTAQLNLTLTCDQDSWILPIFLNIEGAVLDITDYTIDGNGVIDPGETSEIYFDITNLGEITAMNVSGELECLNSRITINDSLAEFGSVMPGDDVNNYTDRYEITASSAILPGTQIPVSIHFTNASGYDASAPFVIEVGTVSQTDPLGPDDYGYYCYDDSDTDYDKCPEYDWIEINSIGDDTGLYINNVPDDDCDIEDIDFPDDFTFVFYGEEYDMFTVGTAGWISPGGTEVRSFMNWTVPGPHGPSPIIAAFWDDLINSNGHVYTYYDTNQHYFVVEWDHMQNEATGSEETFQMILYDPNFYPTTSGDSEIKMQYKTINNNNSGTYRWADHGQYCTVGLEDPTGTIGLQYTYNNTYSNAAKPLQNQMAILFTSPPIPPDGPFLTIVDYSAYAGDDNFIEAGEEAVISIVLENIGADTANDVEVTITEEDEYIEIVDGTGSCDFVVANDMVSIIDAFTISISDNVPDFYTFSLNANIVSDEDSWQQLIVLTAYQANTFAVNPESIEYDLLWGTTGSTSFEITNIGDVSVNFYIRTDETSLTRDITGSFLECDATGFTPGETTTWTFTAYNGAVDNEWVSDVWIDFPLGVTVNDAEDFVGGSGGNIEWDGTIGQGAYVNWHGMTENDWGVLHDGEIASASVDVTLSTEFAGDMTIAYTIGGDGYGEEPHLVDGEIMLEYPLRWINLNMSSGTISPNQSQEIIVNFDTSDIEEAAHTCNIVITSDSWDGKTIPVTLYPITDNNDPDQIPVSNLLSQNYPNPFNPETRIPFSISQSAENVTLRVYNMKGQIIRTLINQPSGPGNYQIVWDGKDDNGNEVASGIYFSNLSVDGEKQTRKMVMIK